A section of the Pseudomonas fluorescens genome encodes:
- a CDS encoding DUF2790 domain-containing protein, with translation MKRLTLVLGAAVFSLSLGAMAEVGGDREIAQLMQQNQQAMNRYANQQGKPAPEVLAYRYGMKLDIAKVVSVTPPIRACKVVPSRMTYEDSGGTLRTLEYQVMGLCRNNGS, from the coding sequence ATGAAACGGTTGACACTGGTCTTGGGCGCGGCGGTTTTTTCTCTTTCCCTGGGGGCGATGGCTGAAGTAGGTGGCGATCGCGAGATTGCTCAATTGATGCAACAGAACCAGCAGGCCATGAACCGATACGCCAACCAGCAGGGCAAGCCGGCGCCCGAGGTGTTGGCCTATCGCTATGGTATGAAGCTGGATATTGCCAAGGTGGTCAGCGTCACGCCGCCGATTCGTGCCTGTAAGGTTGTGCCTTCGCGCATGACCTACGAAGACTCTGGTGGCACCCTCAGGACCCTTGAGTATCAGGTCATGGGCTTGTGCCGTAACAACGGCA